CGCTGTACCAGATCCCGTGCTTGCTGTTCTCGCCACCGGTATTGGTTTTCTGGCTGTGACCGTGGCCGAAGCCAGGGTTAACCCGCAGCCAGACGCGGTGGCCCGGAGAGACCTCCCCCAGCTGGGCCAGCATATCTACCGATCCCGCGTTAACCGGGATCTGTAGCTCATGCACGCGAGCCATCGTCGGGGGATCGATCACATCGGCGGTAAAGACGATCTCATCCGCACCGTTCTGCGGCTGATAGCCTGCCGCCAGCGCACGTTCGATCTCGCCCAGCGATACCGAATCCACCTTGACGCCCTGCTCGCGCATCAGATGCAGAATATGAATATTGGAGCACGCCTTCTGGGCGAAACGCACCACGTCAAACTGAGCCAGCTGGGCAATACGGCGGCGGATAATCCCGGCATCGTAGGCCCAGACCGGGCAGCCAAATTCAGTCACCAGGCTGTGCAGGTTGGCGGCAGTGAGCGCGGTATCGGTGTTATTTAACGGACGTGGCATGGCGAACTCCATAATCATTTTTTTCTATTACGCCACAGGCCAAAAGGAATAAAAAATATCGTTATGTTACGATTCTATTCATATCTGATATACCTTGTGTCGCAGGAAAGCCTATGCCCGCCGTTAACCTTCGTCATATCGAAATTTTCCACGCCGTAATGACCGCCGGAAACCTGACCGAGGCCGCGCGTTTGCTGCATACCTCGCAGCCCACCGTGAGCCGGGAGCTGGCGCGCTTTGAAAAGGTGATTGGCCTGACGCTGTTTGAACGCTCGCGGGGGCGGCTACACCCTACGGTGCAGGGCCTGCGCCTGTTTGAAGAGGTACAGCGCTCGTGGTACGGCCTGGATCGCATCGTCAGCGCCGCCGAAAGCCTGCGAGAGTTCCGCCAGGGCGAGCTGTCTATCGTCTGCCTGCCGGTCTTCTCTCAGTCGTTTCTACCCCTACTGCTGCAACCCTTTCTTGCCCGCTACCCGGAGGTGAGCCTCAACGTGGTGCCGCAGGAGTCGCCGTTGCTGGAGGAGTGGCTCTCTGCCCAGCGTCATGACCTCGGCCTGACCGAAACCCTGAGCACCCCCGCCGGGACCGAACGCACGCCGCTGCTGACTCTCAACGAGGTGTGCGTCCTGCCCGCCGGACATCCGCTGGCGCAGCGCAAGGTGCTTACTCCCCAGGATTTCCAGGGTGAGAACTACATTAGCCTGTCGCGCTCGGACAGCTATCGTCAGCT
Above is a genomic segment from Enterobacter sp. C2 containing:
- a CDS encoding LysR family transcriptional regulator; the protein is MPAVNLRHIEIFHAVMTAGNLTEAARLLHTSQPTVSRELARFEKVIGLTLFERSRGRLHPTVQGLRLFEEVQRSWYGLDRIVSAAESLREFRQGELSIVCLPVFSQSFLPLLLQPFLARYPEVSLNVVPQESPLLEEWLSAQRHDLGLTETLSTPAGTERTPLLTLNEVCVLPAGHPLAQRKVLTPQDFQGENYISLSRSDSYRQLLDALFSEHQVKRRMVVETHSAASVCAMVRAGVGVSVVNPLTALDYASSGVVVRPFSIAVPFTVSLIRPLHRPASALVDAFSAHLQQAVSRIIAPLEAVLAER